A single region of the Salicibibacter cibi genome encodes:
- a CDS encoding phosphoglycerate kinase, translating to MKKRTIHDLGVAGKTVFCRVDFNVPLQDGEVSDDTRIRAALPTIRFLRKKGATVILASHLGRPKGEVAEALRLDPVARRLEELSEIKVHKVDEVVGANVKQTFDQLTSGDILLLENVRFEAGEEKNDAGLAKQMAALADVYVNDAFGAAHRAHASTEGIAHHLPSATGLLLEKEIEVLGSALEDPDRPFTAIIGGAKVKDKIEVIDHLLDKVDVLLLGGGLAYTFVKAQGYEIGQSLLEEDKIALAQQFMEKATRNRVKLLLPMDAIVSDDIKEDATAEIVDIDGIPADWQALDIGPKTVKAYKEEIQASSLVIWNGPMGVFEMAPFAEGTKEVAGALANTDAYTIIGGGDSAAAVEQFGFAAEMNHISTGGGASLEFMEGKELPGIAVIDDQIE from the coding sequence GTGAAGAAAAGAACCATTCATGACCTCGGTGTCGCCGGGAAAACCGTATTTTGCCGGGTTGATTTCAACGTCCCTTTGCAAGATGGGGAGGTAAGCGATGATACGCGCATTCGTGCAGCTTTGCCTACGATTCGGTTTTTACGGAAAAAAGGGGCAACGGTCATTCTCGCGAGCCACCTTGGGCGGCCGAAAGGAGAAGTTGCAGAGGCATTGCGTTTGGATCCGGTCGCCCGCAGGCTGGAAGAACTGTCGGAAATCAAGGTTCATAAGGTTGATGAAGTCGTTGGCGCAAACGTTAAACAAACGTTTGATCAACTCACTTCCGGGGACATTCTGTTATTGGAAAATGTCCGATTTGAGGCAGGTGAGGAGAAAAACGATGCCGGCCTCGCCAAACAAATGGCAGCGCTTGCCGATGTATACGTAAACGATGCATTCGGCGCTGCCCACCGCGCTCACGCTTCTACGGAAGGCATTGCCCATCACCTGCCTTCCGCGACCGGTCTTTTGCTTGAGAAGGAAATCGAAGTTCTCGGATCGGCTTTGGAAGATCCCGACCGTCCATTTACCGCAATTATCGGCGGCGCGAAAGTGAAAGATAAAATTGAGGTCATCGATCATCTTCTTGACAAAGTTGACGTCCTATTGCTCGGCGGTGGATTAGCTTATACGTTTGTGAAAGCGCAAGGGTATGAAATCGGACAATCCTTGCTTGAAGAAGATAAAATAGCATTGGCACAACAATTTATGGAAAAAGCTACGCGTAATCGCGTAAAGTTGCTTCTTCCGATGGATGCAATCGTTTCTGATGATATTAAGGAAGATGCAACGGCCGAAATTGTGGATATCGATGGCATTCCTGCCGATTGGCAAGCCCTTGACATCGGCCCGAAAACCGTGAAAGCCTATAAAGAAGAAATACAAGCTTCTTCCTTGGTGATATGGAACGGTCCCATGGGTGTTTTTGAAATGGCGCCATTTGCAGAAGGAACGAAAGAAGTAGCCGGAGCATTGGCAAATACGGACGCTTATACGATTATCGGCGGGGGCGATTCTGCGGCAGCCGTAGAACAGTTTGGTTTTGCGGCGGAAATGAACCATATCTCCACTGGAGGCGGCGCGTCCCTGGAGTTCATGGAAGGAAAAGAGTTGCCCGGTATTGCAGTGATTGACGATCAAATAGAATAA
- the gap gene encoding type I glyceraldehyde-3-phosphate dehydrogenase, with the protein MATKVGINGFGRIGRLVFRAAMENSEVEVVAINDLTDADMLAHLLKYDTVHGEFAEDVSVDGEALIIGEKKIHVSSEKDPENIGWADRGVEVVVDATGRFTQRDDAAKHLDGGAKRVVISAPGKEADQTFVMGVNEEDYSPEKHYVVSNASCTTNCLAPLVKALHDEYGIRRGFMNTVHSYTNDQQILDLPHKDYRRARAAAQNIIPTSTGAAKAVSLVLPELEGKLNGGAMRVPTPNVSLVDLVAELDQDVTADAVNATLKKASETNMKGVLGYSEEPLVSSDYNGNNHSSTVDSLSTLTMEGNMVKVIAWYDNEFGYSSRVVDLVAHMAQKGL; encoded by the coding sequence GTGGCAACAAAAGTAGGAATCAACGGATTTGGCAGAATCGGGCGTTTGGTTTTTCGGGCAGCAATGGAAAATAGTGAAGTTGAAGTCGTCGCCATCAATGACCTTACAGATGCGGACATGCTTGCCCATTTACTGAAGTATGATACGGTCCACGGTGAATTTGCAGAAGACGTAAGTGTCGATGGCGAGGCCCTCATCATTGGGGAGAAAAAAATCCATGTTTCGTCGGAAAAAGATCCGGAAAACATCGGATGGGCCGATCGCGGCGTTGAAGTGGTCGTTGACGCGACGGGACGTTTCACACAGCGGGACGATGCGGCAAAGCATCTCGATGGCGGTGCAAAAAGAGTCGTTATTTCCGCCCCGGGTAAGGAAGCAGACCAAACCTTCGTCATGGGGGTTAACGAAGAAGACTATTCCCCTGAGAAACATTATGTCGTTTCCAACGCTTCCTGCACGACGAATTGCCTGGCACCGCTCGTGAAGGCACTTCATGACGAATACGGCATCCGTCGCGGTTTTATGAACACCGTTCATTCCTATACAAACGACCAACAAATTCTGGACTTGCCGCATAAAGATTACCGCCGGGCACGAGCAGCCGCGCAAAACATCATCCCGACATCGACTGGTGCAGCCAAGGCCGTCTCCCTTGTTCTTCCCGAACTTGAAGGCAAGTTGAACGGCGGTGCCATGCGAGTGCCTACCCCTAATGTCTCTCTCGTTGATCTCGTTGCCGAACTGGATCAAGACGTAACGGCAGACGCTGTAAACGCGACGTTGAAAAAAGCGTCGGAAACGAACATGAAAGGGGTCCTCGGTTACAGTGAAGAGCCACTCGTTTCCAGTGATTACAATGGCAACAATCATTCGTCCACTGTTGACAGCCTTTCAACATTAACGATGGAAGGCAATATGGTAAAAGTCATTGCATGGTATGACAATGAATTTGGATATTCCAGCCGTGTTGTAGATTTGGTCGCACATATGGCACAAAAAGGGTTATAA
- a CDS encoding sugar-binding transcriptional regulator, whose product MLDLLEWQKKLQPDIMENLNRRFDILRFIRVSAPVGRRTISASLQISERVLRNEVELFKEQNLLEVKSGGMDLTEEGRMLLDQLGPSMQNISGRSQLEADLQQSLHISRVIVTSGDSDGQPWVKKEMSRACVSEMIQTLRTDDVVAVAGGTTLATLAESVSPHPNLQHVTFVPARGGLGENVDLQSNTICAALARSANAQYRLLHVPDQLSDLAYESLTQEPGIQELLNLIRSPRMVIHSVGDAHTMATRRNADEKKLERLKTCNAVAESFGYYFDGNGNVVQKEKTVGLQLDDLGEGQKVITMAGGASKAEAIIAYMTYRPSDLLITDEGAAEAIKASIQP is encoded by the coding sequence ATGTTGGATCTTCTGGAATGGCAAAAGAAACTACAACCCGACATTATGGAGAATTTAAACCGCCGGTTTGATATTTTGCGATTTATCCGTGTGAGTGCTCCGGTGGGCAGGCGAACAATTTCCGCTTCACTGCAAATCTCGGAACGAGTCCTTCGCAACGAGGTAGAACTTTTCAAGGAACAAAACCTGTTGGAAGTGAAATCCGGAGGAATGGATTTGACGGAGGAAGGGCGTATGTTGCTTGATCAACTGGGGCCGAGCATGCAAAACATTTCCGGGCGTTCACAGTTGGAAGCTGATTTACAGCAATCCCTTCATATTTCGCGTGTGATTGTGACGAGCGGCGATAGTGATGGCCAACCGTGGGTGAAAAAAGAAATGAGTCGTGCCTGTGTCAGCGAGATGATTCAAACCCTCCGCACCGACGATGTCGTTGCCGTTGCAGGCGGGACGACCCTCGCGACGTTGGCGGAATCCGTGTCTCCTCATCCAAACTTGCAACATGTTACATTTGTTCCCGCTCGCGGTGGTCTTGGGGAAAATGTTGATTTGCAATCGAACACGATTTGCGCGGCGTTGGCGAGAAGTGCTAACGCTCAATATCGATTGTTGCATGTGCCCGATCAGTTAAGCGACCTCGCTTATGAATCGCTAACGCAAGAACCGGGGATTCAAGAACTGCTGAACTTGATTCGTTCCCCGCGTATGGTTATCCATAGTGTAGGCGATGCTCATACGATGGCTACAAGAAGAAACGCCGACGAAAAAAAACTTGAGCGTTTAAAAACATGTAACGCTGTTGCTGAAAGCTTCGGTTACTATTTTGACGGAAACGGGAACGTTGTTCAGAAGGAAAAAACGGTCGGTTTGCAACTTGATGATCTGGGGGAAGGACAAAAGGTTATCACCATGGCCGGCGGAGCATCGAAAGCCGAGGCGATTATCGCCTATATGACGTACCGTCCAAGTGATCTGCTGATCACCGACGAAGGGGCGGCCGAAGCCATTAAAGCATCTATCCAACCATAG